A part of Streptomyces sp. NBC_01235 genomic DNA contains:
- a CDS encoding enolase C-terminal domain-like protein has product MSSQSTVTEFAVFPVAGRDCMELNLSGAHGPYFTRNIVVLKDSEGRTGLGEVPGGERITQTLRDAESLVVGAKVGDYKRVLREIGDRFADRDAGGRGAQTFDLRTTVHTVTAVESALLDLLGQHLDVPVAALLGDGQQRNSVRVLGYLFYVGDPDRTDLEYVREPDSPVDWHRIRHEEALTPEAIVRQAEAAYDRYGFRDFKLKGGVLEGPEEVKAVRALKNRFPEARITLDPNGAWSLREAIELCRPLVGTLAYAEDPCGAEGGYSGREILAEFRRATGLPTATNMIATDWRQMAHALALQSVSIPLADPHFWTMQGSVRVAQLCNAMGLTWGCHSNNHFDISLAMVTHCGAAAPGEYNALDTHWIWQEGLERLTTAPPRIVGGEIAVPDAPGLGVHLDMDRLLAAHDLYREKALGARDDALTMQYLVPGWKFDAKRPCLVR; this is encoded by the coding sequence ATGAGCAGTCAGTCGACCGTCACCGAGTTCGCCGTCTTCCCCGTCGCCGGCCGCGACTGCATGGAGCTGAACCTCTCCGGCGCCCACGGCCCGTACTTCACCCGCAACATCGTCGTCCTCAAGGACTCCGAGGGCCGTACGGGGCTGGGGGAGGTGCCCGGCGGGGAGAGGATCACGCAGACGCTGCGTGACGCCGAGTCGCTGGTCGTCGGGGCGAAGGTGGGCGACTACAAGCGTGTCCTGCGCGAGATCGGCGACCGGTTCGCCGACCGCGACGCCGGCGGACGGGGCGCCCAGACCTTCGACCTGCGGACCACCGTCCACACGGTCACCGCCGTCGAGTCGGCGCTGCTCGACCTCCTCGGCCAGCACCTCGACGTGCCCGTGGCGGCGCTCCTGGGCGACGGCCAACAGCGGAACTCGGTAAGGGTGTTGGGGTACCTCTTCTACGTCGGCGATCCGGACCGCACCGACCTGGAGTACGTCCGTGAACCCGACTCCCCGGTGGACTGGCACCGGATCCGGCACGAAGAGGCCCTGACCCCGGAGGCGATCGTCCGTCAGGCCGAGGCGGCCTACGATCGCTACGGCTTCCGGGACTTCAAGCTCAAGGGCGGCGTCCTGGAGGGCCCGGAGGAGGTCAAGGCCGTACGGGCGCTGAAGAACCGCTTCCCCGAGGCCCGTATCACTCTGGACCCGAACGGCGCGTGGTCACTGCGCGAGGCGATCGAGCTGTGCCGTCCCCTCGTCGGCACGCTCGCCTACGCCGAGGACCCCTGCGGAGCCGAGGGCGGCTACTCCGGACGGGAGATCCTCGCCGAGTTCCGCCGCGCCACCGGCCTGCCCACCGCGACCAACATGATCGCCACCGACTGGCGTCAAATGGCACACGCCCTGGCCCTCCAGTCGGTCTCCATCCCGCTGGCCGACCCGCACTTCTGGACCATGCAGGGCTCTGTGCGCGTGGCGCAGCTGTGCAACGCGATGGGCCTGACCTGGGGCTGCCACTCCAACAACCACTTCGACATCTCCCTGGCCATGGTGACCCACTGTGGGGCCGCGGCCCCCGGCGAGTACAACGCCCTGGACACACACTGGATCTGGCAGGAAGGCCTGGAACGGCTCACCACCGCCCCACCGCGCATCGTCGGCGGTGAGATCGCCGTCCCGGACGCGCCGGGCCTTGGTGTCCACCTCGACATGGACCGCCTCCTCGCGGCCCACGACCTCTACCGGGAGAAGGCATTGGGGGCCCGCGACGATGCCCTCACCATGCAATATCTCGTCCCTGGCTGGAAGTTCGACGCCAAACGCCCCTGCCTGGTGCGTTAG
- a CDS encoding IclR family transcriptional regulator — MSEGRGVRGVKSAARTVALLELLAARGEQPSRLDQLAEDLGVPRSSMYQLLQTLVDCGWVRTDATGSLYGIGIRALLTGTSYLDGDRRIRAVRPYLDEASDALGETIHMARLDGPDVVYLATRESHEYLRTISRVGRRIPAHAGALGKALLAQRADDELPIPDGPLTALTQNTHTDRAALLADLAQVRERGYSIDREETVTGIAGFAFALRYDAPATDAISCSVPAARLTPEHEVRIVSVMRETRAKIETRLPPVSGVPDWR; from the coding sequence ATGTCGGAGGGGAGAGGCGTCCGTGGTGTGAAGTCGGCGGCCCGGACCGTCGCGCTGCTGGAACTGCTCGCCGCGCGGGGCGAGCAGCCCTCGCGCCTGGACCAGCTCGCGGAGGACCTGGGCGTGCCGCGCAGCAGCATGTACCAACTGCTCCAGACCCTCGTCGACTGCGGCTGGGTACGCACCGACGCCACCGGCTCCCTCTACGGCATCGGGATCCGCGCGCTGCTCACCGGCACCAGCTACCTCGACGGCGACCGGCGCATCCGTGCGGTCCGCCCGTACCTCGACGAGGCCTCGGACGCGCTCGGCGAGACGATCCACATGGCACGGCTCGACGGCCCGGACGTCGTCTACCTCGCCACCCGCGAGTCCCACGAGTACCTGCGCACCATCAGCCGGGTCGGCCGCCGCATCCCGGCCCATGCCGGCGCCCTCGGCAAAGCGCTGCTCGCCCAGCGCGCCGACGACGAACTACCGATCCCTGACGGGCCGTTGACCGCCCTCACTCAGAACACGCACACCGACCGTGCCGCACTGCTCGCCGACCTGGCCCAGGTGCGCGAGCGCGGCTACTCCATCGACCGCGAAGAGACGGTGACCGGCATCGCCGGCTTCGCCTTCGCCCTGAGATACGACGCACCTGCCACCGATGCCATCAGCTGCTCGGTCCCGGCGGCCCGGCTCACCCCGGAACACGAGGTCCGCATCGTCTCCGTGATGCGGGAGACACGAGCGAAGATCGAAACTCGCCTGCCGCCCGTCTCAGGCGTACCCGACTGGCGCTGA
- a CDS encoding DMT family transporter codes for MSTDTRPANTETKGAIELTLAMVLSGTLGVFVIESGASPFNVVFFRCLFGTATLGLYCLVRGFFKNHGFTPKKLGLAALGGVFIVFNWAFLFESYEDTSISVATVVYHTQPFYVMLLGAVLFRDKLTAAKFGWLGVAFVGLILVAGVSAADLTGSGDSSYLAGLGYALLAAVFYGISTVITKRVTGVRPHLVALVQLVLGIFLLLPFTTLSEMKGLGGDWGWLVGLGVIHTCVMYVLMYSAYQKLPTPKIAVLAFVYPAVAMLMDWAVYGHSVSLLQALGIPLIVAASLGINLGWSFAGRRAPVAPAEEPAPAAGAVAASKTEIKTGGTR; via the coding sequence ATGAGTACTGACACCCGGCCGGCAAACACGGAGACGAAGGGAGCGATCGAGCTGACCCTCGCCATGGTGCTCTCCGGCACCCTCGGCGTCTTCGTCATCGAGTCCGGCGCGTCGCCCTTCAACGTGGTCTTCTTCCGCTGCCTGTTCGGCACGGCCACGCTCGGCCTCTACTGCCTGGTGCGCGGTTTCTTCAAAAACCACGGCTTCACCCCGAAGAAGCTCGGCCTGGCCGCACTGGGCGGTGTCTTCATCGTCTTCAACTGGGCGTTCCTCTTCGAGTCCTACGAGGACACGTCGATCTCGGTGGCGACCGTCGTCTACCACACGCAGCCGTTCTACGTGATGCTGCTGGGCGCCGTGCTTTTCCGTGACAAGCTCACGGCAGCGAAATTCGGCTGGCTGGGCGTCGCGTTCGTCGGTCTGATCCTGGTGGCCGGGGTGTCCGCGGCCGACCTGACCGGCAGCGGGGACAGCTCCTATCTGGCGGGGCTCGGGTACGCGCTGCTGGCTGCGGTGTTCTACGGGATCTCGACGGTCATCACCAAGCGGGTCACCGGGGTACGGCCGCATCTGGTCGCGCTGGTGCAGCTGGTGCTGGGCATCTTCCTGCTGCTGCCGTTCACCACGCTGAGCGAGATGAAGGGGCTCGGCGGCGACTGGGGCTGGCTGGTGGGCCTCGGCGTCATCCACACCTGCGTGATGTACGTCCTCATGTACTCCGCGTACCAGAAGCTGCCGACCCCTAAGATCGCCGTTCTGGCGTTCGTGTACCCGGCGGTCGCGATGCTCATGGACTGGGCGGTGTACGGGCACAGCGTGAGTCTGCTGCAGGCTCTGGGTATTCCGCTGATCGTGGCGGCGAGCCTGGGCATCAACCTCGGCTGGTCCTTCGCCGGACGCCGGGCGCCTGTCGCGCCCGCCGAGGAGCCCGCACCGGCCGCCGGTGCGGTGGCCGCGTCCAAGACCGAGATCAAGACCGGAGGCACTCGATGA
- a CDS encoding LysR family transcriptional regulator, translating into MDIRQLRTFHRVAALGSFTRAAAELNYAQSSVTAQIQSLEVSLGGELFERFGGKVKLTPAGTRLLPYAGQMLALADEARGAASPDAQPEGVLTIGTMESITSYRMPPVLEFFHHRYPRLQIALRPSLCAETLHSLRQGLFDAGFLMEAETQHSGVHSEVLGVERLVVVASPGHRLAGASKVETDDLRQESVLAPEAGCAYRELLEAELNDGTGEPVPFLEFGNIEAIKRGVGAGLGISLLPRMAVGQELSAGTLVSLAWEPPFELFTQLAWRKGAQLSRERRVFVEQVIDFLSREYQES; encoded by the coding sequence ATGGACATCCGGCAACTCCGAACCTTTCACCGTGTGGCCGCGCTGGGGAGCTTCACCCGGGCCGCGGCCGAGCTGAACTACGCGCAGTCCTCGGTGACTGCGCAGATCCAGAGTCTTGAAGTGTCCCTGGGAGGCGAGCTGTTCGAGCGGTTCGGGGGCAAGGTGAAGCTGACCCCGGCGGGGACGCGGCTGCTGCCCTACGCCGGGCAGATGCTGGCCCTGGCGGACGAGGCGCGAGGGGCTGCGTCTCCGGACGCGCAGCCCGAGGGTGTGCTGACCATCGGCACGATGGAGAGCATCACCTCCTACCGGATGCCGCCGGTGCTGGAGTTCTTCCACCACCGCTACCCCCGGCTGCAGATCGCGCTGCGACCGAGTCTGTGCGCGGAGACGCTGCACTCGCTGCGTCAGGGGCTGTTCGACGCCGGCTTCCTGATGGAGGCCGAGACGCAGCACTCCGGGGTGCACAGCGAGGTTCTCGGCGTGGAGCGGCTCGTCGTGGTGGCATCGCCGGGGCATCGGCTCGCCGGGGCGTCGAAGGTGGAGACCGACGATCTGCGGCAGGAGTCGGTGCTGGCCCCGGAGGCGGGGTGCGCCTACCGGGAGCTGCTGGAGGCGGAGCTCAACGACGGCACGGGCGAGCCGGTGCCGTTCCTGGAGTTCGGCAACATCGAGGCCATCAAGCGTGGGGTCGGCGCCGGCCTCGGGATCAGCCTCCTGCCGCGGATGGCGGTCGGCCAGGAGCTGTCGGCCGGGACGCTGGTGTCGCTGGCGTGGGAGCCGCCCTTCGAGCTGTTCACGCAGCTGGCGTGGCGCAAGGGGGCGCAGCTGTCGCGGGAGCGGCGCGTGTTCGTGGAGCAGGTCATCGACTTCCTGAGCCGGGAGTACCAGGAGTCCTGA
- a CDS encoding cobalamin B12-binding domain-containing protein, whose protein sequence is MLPAKRFVVSSVSSDAHMWNLVFLQLLLEEQGAQVTNLGACVPDDLIIEECRRSRPDALIISTVNGHGHLDGLRLIRRIRSEPDLLDLHVVIGGKLGVRGAENIVFAEELALSGFDAVFEADGGIEAFQEFLGSLDSAERPALESARAAA, encoded by the coding sequence ATGCTCCCGGCTAAGCGGTTTGTCGTGTCAAGCGTTTCGTCCGATGCCCACATGTGGAATCTGGTTTTCCTCCAGCTGTTGCTGGAGGAGCAGGGCGCACAGGTCACCAATCTCGGCGCTTGTGTGCCCGACGACCTCATCATCGAAGAGTGCCGAAGGTCGCGGCCGGACGCGCTCATCATCAGCACGGTCAACGGACATGGCCACCTCGACGGCCTCCGGCTCATCCGCCGCATCCGCAGTGAGCCGGACCTGCTGGACCTGCATGTGGTGATCGGCGGGAAGCTCGGGGTGCGGGGCGCGGAGAACATCGTGTTCGCCGAGGAGCTGGCGCTCAGCGGCTTCGACGCGGTGTTCGAGGCGGACGGCGGGATCGAGGCCTTCCAGGAGTTCCTGGGCTCGCTCGACAGCGCCGAGCGCCCCGCGCTGGAGTCGGCGAGGGCAGCCGCATGA
- a CDS encoding methylaspartate mutase has protein sequence MSSLAGIPERYAPQIAPRGRFSRHVRGAHAQGGLVVQPRMGFADLATMREGLLGVRGADATAIGTITLDSYTRVNDHDSARQALRTGAELNGFPLVAHGPEATRQLLGSVSGPDFPVQVRHGSALPYPLFRAMVEAGVDATEGGPVSYCLPYSRAPISEAVKAWAQCCELIAAQPDPMHLESFGGCMLGQLCPPSLLVALSVLEALFFREHGLSDISLSYAQQTHPGQDMEAIAALRRLAGERLAQADWHVVLYTFMGVFPRTSVGSYRILEESVRLAVRTGSERLIVKTPAEAHRIPTITENVDALEFAASIARDEAGRPPEVVATDSGIYEEARLLVDSTLEMAPTVGEALVRAFGRGHLDVPYCLHQDNANKSRAYVDPAGMLQWAEPGRMPLRVERGASARPVSAKGLLTMLGFNERRFDREQLTQGHLRGLQYAAAEKRRSLS, from the coding sequence ATGAGCAGTCTCGCGGGGATTCCCGAGCGGTATGCGCCCCAGATCGCTCCCAGAGGACGTTTCTCGCGTCACGTCCGAGGGGCGCATGCCCAGGGCGGGCTGGTGGTACAGCCTCGGATGGGGTTCGCGGATCTGGCCACCATGCGTGAAGGGCTGCTGGGCGTGAGGGGCGCCGACGCCACGGCGATCGGCACGATCACCCTGGACAGCTACACACGTGTCAACGACCATGACTCCGCCCGTCAGGCCCTGCGCACGGGGGCCGAGCTGAACGGGTTCCCGTTGGTCGCCCATGGTCCTGAGGCCACCCGGCAGCTGCTGGGTTCGGTGTCGGGGCCGGACTTCCCGGTGCAGGTGCGCCATGGTTCGGCGTTGCCGTACCCGCTGTTCCGGGCGATGGTCGAAGCCGGCGTGGATGCCACCGAGGGCGGACCGGTGTCGTACTGCCTGCCGTACAGCCGGGCGCCGATCAGTGAGGCGGTCAAGGCCTGGGCACAGTGCTGCGAGCTGATCGCGGCGCAGCCCGATCCGATGCATCTGGAGAGCTTCGGCGGTTGCATGCTGGGGCAGTTGTGCCCGCCCAGCCTCCTGGTGGCTCTCAGTGTGCTGGAGGCGTTGTTCTTCCGGGAGCACGGACTGAGCGACATCTCGTTGAGTTACGCGCAGCAGACCCATCCGGGGCAGGACATGGAGGCGATCGCCGCGCTGCGGCGGCTGGCCGGCGAACGGCTGGCGCAGGCCGACTGGCATGTCGTGCTCTACACCTTCATGGGGGTCTTCCCCCGTACGTCGGTGGGTTCGTACCGGATTCTCGAGGAGAGTGTGCGGCTTGCCGTGCGCACCGGCAGCGAGCGGCTGATCGTGAAGACGCCGGCGGAGGCGCACCGCATCCCGACGATCACCGAGAACGTGGACGCGCTGGAGTTCGCGGCGTCCATCGCTCGGGACGAGGCGGGGCGTCCGCCAGAGGTCGTGGCGACCGACTCGGGGATCTACGAGGAGGCGCGACTGCTGGTGGACAGCACGCTGGAGATGGCACCGACGGTCGGCGAGGCGTTGGTGCGGGCCTTCGGCCGAGGTCATCTGGATGTGCCGTACTGCCTGCATCAGGACAACGCCAACAAGTCCCGGGCCTACGTCGATCCGGCGGGCATGCTGCAGTGGGCGGAGCCGGGGCGGATGCCGCTGCGTGTGGAACGTGGCGCCTCGGCGCGGCCGGTCAGCGCGAAGGGCCTGCTGACGATGCTCGGCTTCAACGAGCGGCGTTTCGACCGTGAGCAGTTGACTCAGGGCCATCTGCGGGGGTTGCAGTACGCGGCGGCCGAGAAGCGAAGGAGCCTGTCGTGA
- a CDS encoding gluconate:H+ symporter — translation MPLLVVGISVLILLLLMTRLKLNGFAALLLVAVGVALVRGIPVASIPDVLSEGIGGQIGDTMLTIGLGAMVGRVMGDSGAAQRMAGKLLDAFGPRGVQVAMVVTSMLIGVTMFYEVAFIIIVPIAFTLVRVTGAKLLWVGLPMSIALSTMHSFLPPHPGPTAVAATFHASVGLTLFYGLFIAVPVGALIALVWPRLPFVRAMDPAIPKGLVTEREFTDEEMPGLGWSLSVALFPVVLIVAAAVTDMATSAETPLLHTVAFIGSAPVALLLTLCLAVWAFGPRIGRSLEEVGASCTSAAQAMAMILLVIGAGGAFKNVLVEGGISDYIKDVTDSWSISPIILAWLVAVILRIALGSATVAVVTASGVVLPLLAGSGVHPEMMVLAVACGSIACSHVNDPGFWLFKEYFNLSVIEAIKVRTSYTTVLAILGLGGVLAAEWALDVLGL, via the coding sequence ATGCCCCTGCTCGTGGTCGGGATCAGTGTCCTGATCCTGCTGCTGCTCATGACCAGGCTCAAACTCAACGGCTTCGCGGCCCTCCTGCTCGTGGCGGTAGGCGTCGCACTGGTCCGGGGTATCCCGGTGGCGAGCATCCCGGACGTCCTCTCCGAAGGCATCGGGGGCCAGATCGGCGACACCATGCTCACCATCGGGCTCGGCGCCATGGTCGGCCGCGTCATGGGGGACTCCGGCGCCGCGCAGCGCATGGCCGGCAAGCTCCTCGACGCCTTCGGCCCGCGCGGCGTCCAGGTGGCGATGGTGGTCACGTCCATGCTGATCGGTGTGACCATGTTCTACGAGGTCGCCTTCATCATCATCGTGCCGATCGCGTTCACCCTGGTCAGGGTCACCGGGGCGAAACTGCTGTGGGTCGGGCTGCCGATGTCCATCGCCCTGTCCACCATGCACAGCTTCCTGCCGCCGCATCCCGGCCCCACCGCCGTCGCCGCCACCTTCCATGCCTCCGTCGGACTGACGTTGTTCTACGGCCTGTTCATCGCCGTGCCCGTCGGCGCGCTCATCGCCCTGGTCTGGCCCCGGCTTCCGTTCGTCCGGGCGATGGACCCCGCCATCCCCAAGGGTCTGGTCACCGAACGGGAGTTCACCGACGAGGAGATGCCCGGCCTCGGCTGGTCGCTGTCCGTGGCGCTCTTCCCCGTGGTGCTGATCGTGGCCGCCGCCGTGACCGACATGGCCACCTCCGCCGAGACTCCGCTCCTGCACACCGTCGCCTTCATCGGCTCCGCCCCGGTCGCGCTGCTGCTGACCCTGTGCCTGGCGGTGTGGGCGTTCGGACCGCGCATCGGCCGGAGCCTGGAGGAGGTCGGTGCCTCCTGCACCTCGGCGGCCCAGGCGATGGCGATGATCCTGCTGGTCATCGGTGCCGGCGGGGCCTTCAAGAACGTCCTCGTCGAGGGCGGCATCTCCGACTACATCAAGGACGTCACGGACAGCTGGTCCATATCGCCGATCATCCTCGCCTGGCTCGTCGCCGTCATCCTGCGCATCGCGCTCGGCTCGGCGACGGTCGCCGTCGTCACGGCCTCCGGCGTGGTGCTGCCGCTCCTGGCGGGCAGCGGGGTCCACCCGGAGATGATGGTGCTCGCCGTCGCCTGCGGTTCCATCGCGTGCTCCCATGTCAACGACCCGGGATTCTGGCTGTTCAAGGAGTACTTCAACCTCTCCGTGATCGAGGCGATCAAGGTCCGTACGTCCTATACGACGGTGCTCGCGATCCTCGGCCTGGGCGGCGTACTGGCGGCCGAGTGGGCTCTGGACGTCCTCGGCCTGTAA
- a CDS encoding type III polyketide synthase yields the protein MAAYLCPPAVIHGEHAVETGQIVAEVRDRHPHAAWAPRIDGIAASTGIETRGWMLPLETAVAPGNGSGLRAVGTGTAQKALARDGFTQQDVDRVIAALEAIPAPQTVQERTAPAWEAVQSYGERAARGALQIAGLDAADIDCLITSHSTTPALPGLDIALANKLSLRNDVMLLPATQWACVAGTRSLALAADLVAADPERVVLVVIAEALSTTYQPADDTLESLIVRLLFADTAVAAVVTGRPRRESVLRLDAAWHHTLPGTQDLHRLDTRADGTHFVMDRRGPRAVQETVTAMWEWLRVRYQDDPDSWHPDVLLAHPGGTRVLEYMEQTMPDAWPSGLLDYSRDSYTSGNRGGAAVFDILRRAHDAGQKSGNRAVLYAAAPGLTATALEGEWL from the coding sequence ATGGCCGCTTATCTCTGTCCCCCTGCCGTGATACACGGTGAGCACGCCGTGGAGACCGGCCAGATCGTGGCGGAGGTGCGCGACCGGCACCCGCACGCGGCGTGGGCTCCGCGGATCGACGGCATCGCGGCCAGTACGGGCATCGAGACCCGCGGGTGGATGCTGCCGCTGGAGACCGCCGTCGCGCCCGGCAACGGCAGCGGTCTGCGGGCTGTCGGCACGGGGACCGCCCAAAAGGCGCTGGCACGCGACGGGTTCACCCAGCAGGACGTGGACCGCGTGATCGCCGCCCTCGAGGCGATACCCGCGCCGCAGACCGTCCAGGAGCGCACGGCGCCGGCCTGGGAGGCCGTGCAGTCCTACGGGGAGCGTGCCGCGCGCGGGGCCCTGCAGATCGCCGGGCTGGACGCCGCGGACATCGACTGCCTGATCACCAGTCACTCCACCACCCCGGCGCTGCCGGGTCTGGACATCGCCCTGGCCAACAAGCTCTCGCTCCGCAACGACGTGATGCTGCTGCCGGCTACGCAGTGGGCCTGTGTCGCCGGGACCCGCTCCCTGGCGCTGGCGGCGGATCTCGTGGCCGCGGACCCCGAACGGGTGGTCCTGGTCGTGATCGCGGAGGCGCTGAGCACGACCTACCAGCCCGCGGACGACACCCTCGAGTCCCTGATCGTCCGGTTGCTGTTTGCGGACACGGCGGTCGCCGCGGTGGTCACGGGCCGTCCGAGGCGCGAGTCGGTGCTGCGGCTGGACGCCGCCTGGCATCACACTCTGCCAGGCACCCAAGACCTGCACCGCCTGGATACGCGGGCGGACGGCACCCACTTCGTGATGGACCGGCGCGGGCCGCGCGCCGTACAGGAGACGGTCACCGCGATGTGGGAGTGGCTGCGCGTCCGTTACCAGGACGACCCCGACTCCTGGCACCCCGACGTGCTGCTCGCGCACCCCGGCGGGACCCGGGTGCTGGAGTACATGGAGCAGACGATGCCCGACGCGTGGCCGTCGGGGCTGCTGGACTACAGCCGGGACAGCTACACCAGCGGCAACCGCGGAGGCGCCGCCGTGTTCGACATCCTGAGGC
- a CDS encoding transporter substrate-binding domain-containing protein, giving the protein MTITPTLDEVRERGALRAVVSRGIRGLSLCGDDGRWRGLDTDIARAVAAATVGDGEAVEWVPSDPADRLTRLVAGDAELTVSNVSWTLGREASLPVLFTGVTCYDGEGFLVRADSGVTRPEQLAGRRVAVQAGTTSAANLAAWFGSRGLAVEPVAHATPAETLAAYAAGECAAYVLDRVALAGERAALDDPAAHRILDEAISREPMAAAVRDGDPAWFRLCRWVLQLLVSAEQQVVEVGERDKALAQAAEMAGVHGPAVGLDQDWAARVLAAVGTYAEVYDRNLGPSTGLAVPRGLNELFTRGGLQYAVPLH; this is encoded by the coding sequence GTGACCATCACCCCCACCCTTGATGAGGTACGGGAGCGCGGTGCGCTGCGTGCCGTGGTGAGCCGCGGCATCCGTGGGTTGTCGCTGTGCGGTGACGACGGCCGCTGGCGCGGGCTCGACACCGACATCGCCCGGGCCGTGGCGGCCGCCACCGTGGGTGACGGTGAGGCGGTCGAATGGGTTCCCTCCGATCCCGCGGACCGGTTGACGCGGCTCGTCGCGGGCGATGCGGAACTGACCGTCTCCAATGTGAGCTGGACCCTGGGTCGCGAGGCGTCCCTGCCCGTGCTGTTCACCGGGGTCACCTGCTACGACGGTGAAGGCTTCCTCGTCCGCGCCGACAGTGGCGTGACCCGGCCCGAGCAGCTGGCGGGGCGGCGGGTGGCGGTGCAGGCGGGTACGACCAGTGCGGCCAACCTGGCGGCCTGGTTCGGTAGTCGGGGCCTGGCCGTCGAGCCGGTCGCCCATGCGACGCCGGCCGAGACGCTCGCGGCGTACGCGGCCGGTGAGTGCGCCGCCTACGTCCTGGACCGGGTCGCCCTGGCCGGGGAGCGGGCCGCGCTCGACGACCCGGCGGCGCACCGGATCCTCGACGAGGCGATCTCCCGCGAGCCGATGGCGGCTGCCGTGCGCGACGGTGATCCGGCGTGGTTCCGGCTGTGCCGGTGGGTGCTTCAGCTGCTCGTCTCCGCCGAGCAGCAGGTCGTCGAGGTGGGCGAGCGGGACAAGGCGCTCGCGCAGGCCGCTGAGATGGCGGGCGTCCATGGGCCCGCTGTCGGTCTCGACCAGGACTGGGCGGCCCGTGTCCTGGCCGCCGTCGGCACCTACGCAGAGGTCTACGACCGCAACCTCGGGCCGTCCACGGGTCTGGCAGTGCCGCGAGGGCTCAACGAACTGTTCACGCGAGGTGGTCTGCAGTACGCCGTCCCCCTCCACTGA
- a CDS encoding 5-dehydro-4-deoxyglucarate dehydratase translates to MVRISAEVAAVAQRLRDGMASGVLSFPLTSFRDDGGLDLDAYRVYLADRLATAPGAVFPACGTGEFFSLDEDEYRAVVRTTVEVADGRLPVVAGIGYGWAQALRFARIAEEAGADAALVLPHYLVGAPQDGLVEQLRRIAVGTRLPLIAYQRGQVAFTADGLRRIARISTVVGLKDGHSDLDRLQRLTLAARYGFLFFNGAATAEIQARAYATVGVPAYSSAVHAFAPEIANAFFVALRDGDDAGMTTFLREFYVPLVELRDRVPGYAVSLVKAAARLRGLPVGPVRAPLTDPGATDLCDLEKVLDHGLSLVGAVRRPA, encoded by the coding sequence ATGGTGAGGATCAGCGCGGAGGTCGCAGCAGTCGCCCAGCGGCTCCGTGACGGAATGGCGAGCGGGGTGTTGTCCTTCCCCCTCACGAGCTTCCGGGACGACGGCGGCCTGGACCTGGACGCGTACCGGGTGTACCTGGCCGACCGGTTGGCCACCGCACCCGGCGCGGTGTTCCCTGCCTGCGGGACCGGAGAGTTCTTCTCGCTGGACGAGGACGAGTACCGGGCGGTTGTGCGGACCACGGTCGAGGTCGCCGACGGACGGTTGCCGGTGGTCGCGGGCATCGGCTACGGCTGGGCGCAGGCGCTGCGGTTCGCCCGTATCGCGGAGGAAGCCGGCGCGGACGCCGCGCTGGTACTGCCCCACTACCTGGTCGGGGCCCCGCAGGACGGTCTGGTGGAGCAGCTGCGCCGGATCGCCGTCGGCACCCGGCTGCCGCTGATCGCGTACCAGCGCGGCCAGGTCGCCTTCACCGCCGACGGCCTGCGCCGGATCGCGCGGATCTCCACCGTCGTCGGCCTGAAGGACGGACACAGCGACCTCGACCGGCTCCAGCGCCTCACGCTTGCCGCGCGCTACGGCTTCCTCTTCTTCAACGGCGCCGCCACCGCCGAGATCCAGGCCCGTGCCTACGCCACGGTCGGCGTCCCCGCCTACTCGTCGGCCGTCCACGCCTTCGCGCCCGAGATCGCGAACGCCTTCTTCGTCGCTCTGCGGGACGGGGACGACGCGGGTATGACCACGTTCCTGCGCGAGTTCTACGTCCCGTTGGTCGAACTGCGCGACCGGGTGCCGGGCTACGCCGTCTCCCTGGTCAAGGCCGCGGCCCGGCTGCGCGGCCTCCCGGTCGGTCCGGTGCGCGCCCCGCTCACCGACCCCGGCGCGACCGACCTCTGCGACCTGGAGAAGGTGCTGGACCACGGCCTGAGCCTGGTCGGCGCCGTACGGCGACCCGCTTGA